The Bacteroides ovatus genomic interval TGCTACAGCTAATTAAGGTAGTTACTAAAGTCGCCAAAACCGATGCCAATATCCTGATAACCGGAGAAAACGGAACAGGAAAAGAGATGTTAGCCAGGGAAATACATCGCTTATCTTCACGAAACACCCGTCAGTTACTTAGTGTCGATATGGGGGCTATCAGCGAATCGCTCTTTGAGAGTGAACTCTTCGGACACGAACGTGGAGCGTTTACTGATGCTTATGAAAGCCGTCCGGGTAAATTCGAAGCCGCCAATGGTGGTTCGCTTTTTATGGATGAAATCGGAAATCTCCCTCTTGCATTGCAGGCCAAACTACTGACTGTACTACAAAACCGAAATATCACCCGAATCGGAAGCAACAAAGTGATTCCCGTTGATATCCGACTCATCTCCGCCACCAACAAAGACATACCGGAGATGATTAAAGAAGGTTTGTTCCGCGAAGACTTATTCTATCGCATCAATACCATCCATCTGGAAATTCCCCCTTTGAGAGAACGGGGAGATGATCTATTATTATTCATCGATGCTTTTCTTCATCGCTTCGCTTCCAAATATCAACGACCGGAAATGCGAATGCATGAGCAAACGATTGAAAAGCTACGCTCCTATCATTGGCCGGGCAATATCCGGGAACTGCAACACACCATCGAAAAGGCGGTTATTTTATGCGAAAGCAACGTGATACGTCCTAAAGATATTCTGGTGAAACAGACTTGGAAACCACAGACAGTCCAAGCGGTGCCCAATCTGGAAGAAGTGGAACGACAAGCCATCGAGACGGCCATCTTGCAAAATAATGGAAACCTGACTGCTGCGGCCGAACAACTTGGTATCAGCCGACAAACGCTCTACAATAAACTGAAACGATTTAAGCCCTAAGCCGTATGCTATTCAGCCGACATATATATTGGACCACATTAGGACATATCCTATTTATTCTTGCTACCGCAGGAACAGGTCTATGGCTCATTATTTCCCAACAAGGAGTGGTAATAGGGATATTACTGGTTATCTGCTCCTTGTTTCAGATTGGAAGATTAGTGAATAAGCTAAACTCTTTCAACCAAAAATTACGCCTTTTCTTCGATGCGATAGAAGACAAAGACAATATGCTCTATTTCCCCGAAAACAATGTCAGCCGGGAACAGGAAATGCTGAATCGTTCACTCAACCGTATCAATGCCCTGCTCATCCGAACTCAAGCTGAATATTCAAAGCAGGAACATTTCTACCGTTCGCTATTGGAAGAAGTCCCTAGCGGTGTGTTGGCATGGGATTCTTCCGGAAAAATAATGATGGCCAACAGTGCCGCACTGACTTTATTGGGATGCCAGCAACTAGCCCAATACGACCAACTGAAACCTATCCTGCAGGAAAAAGAGAAGAAAGAACGACTTAGTCTGTCTCAAAACCAGATGAAATTACAGAACGAAACTATTACCATCTTATCCATCAAGGATATCAGCAATGAACTGAATGATAAAGAGAGTGAATCATGGAACAAGCTAAGCCACGTGCTTACCCACGAAATCATGAACACCATTGCTCCCATCATCTCCCTGTCGCAAACATTATCCGCATATCCGGACAACAGCGAAAAAACACTTCGCGGACTTCATATCATCCAGGCACAAAGTGAACGCCTGCTGGAATTTACCGAATCTTTCCGTCGTCTCTCCTATCTGCCCCAACCGGAAAGGAAACGGTTTTCACTAACAGCCCTCCTGCAAAATCTGCAAGAACTCCTGTCTACCGATTTTCAGGAAAATCAGATTCATTTCACACTTACCTGTCAGCCGGAATTCATCGATATGGATGGAGACGAGAACCAGCTATCCCAAGTCCTGCTCAATCTCCTTAGAAACTCCATTCAGGCGTTAGACGGAAGAACAGACGGAGCAATCGAAATTTATGCATATCGGGACGAGCATATATCTATCGACGTCACAGACAATGGTCCCGGTATCCCCGATGAACTGCAGGAAAAAATATTCATTCCGTTCTTCACCACCAAATCCGAAGGAACCGGTATCGGATTAAGTCTCTGCCGACAAATCATCCGTAACCACAACGGTCATTTGTCTATTTTGGAAAGCCGTCCCGGTAAAACAATTTTTCATATCGACATTTCACTGTAAAACAAACCTTTCACGGCCTTCGAGTGTTTATTATCATATAAACGAATTTTACACGATATGAGCACCAAAGAACAATACTGGAAATATTCCCTCATTGTCATCATCCTGTTTATGGGAGTCATCATCTTCCGCCAAATCACTCCTTTTCTGGGGGGATTGCTGGGAGCACTCACCATCTACATTCTTGTACGCGGACAGATGAATCATCTGGTAGAAAAACGAAAGCTGAAACGAAGCATCAGCGCACTGTTGATTACCGCAGAAACGATTTTCGTCTTTCTTATCCCTTTGGGATTGACTGTCTGGATGGTGGCAAACAAGTTACAGGATATCAATCTGGATCCACAGACCTATATTGCACCTATTCAACAGGTAGCAGAATTCATCAAAGAGAAAACAGGATACGATGTATTGGGAAAAGATACGCTGTCATTCATCATGTCCATACTTCCCCGTATCGGACAAATTATAATGGAAAGCATCAGCAGCCTTGCCATCAACCTGTTCGTCATGATCTTTGTGCTTTACTTCATGCTGATTGGAGGAAAAAAGATGGAAGCTTATGTCAATGACATTCTGCCATTTAATGAAACCAATACGCAGGAAGTCATTCACGAAATCAATATGATTGTCCGTTCCAATGCTATCGGCATTCCCTTACTGGCTATCATTCAGGGAGGCGTGGCTATGATAGGCTATCTGCTTTTCGGAGCACCCAACATACTGATGCTGGGATTCCTGACCTGCTTTGCAACCATCATTCCGATGGTAGGTACGGCATTGGTATGGTTTCCTGTAGCCGCTTATCTTGCCATCAGCGGAGACTGGTTCAACGCCATCGGGCTTTTTGGCTATGGAGCTATCGTCGTATCGCAATCGGACAACCTTATCCGGTTCATCCTTCAAAAGAAGATGGCGGATACACATCCGCTTATCACTATTTTCGGAGTAGTCATCGGCCTGCCGATATTCGGGTTTATGGGAGTCATCTTCGGTCCGTTGCTGCTTTCATTATTCTTTCTTTTTGTGGATATGTTCAAGAAAGAATATCTCGACTTGCGAAATAACCTCCCATCGAGATGACGAAACTACCGAAAAATTGTGTACTTTTGCGGCTGTAAAAACGACACTAAAATTTGATGGAAACATTTACATTCAATACTGTCGAACTGATTCTTTTATCGGTGGCAGGTATTCTTTTTATCATCCAGCTCATTTATTATTTCGGCCTGTACAATCGAATACATGTCCACAATAAAGCTGTAGGCAAAGAAGAGGTGCATTTCATACGAGAACTGCCTCCACTTTCCGTGATTCTCTGTGCACGCAATGAGGCTGAAAATCTTCGTAAAATTCTACCTGCCATTCTGGAACAGGACTATCCACAATTTGAAGTGATTGTCATCAATGATGCTTCCACAGATGATACCGAGGATATACTGGGAGTGATGGAAGAAAAATATCCTCATCTTTACCATAGTTTTACGCCCGAAAGTGCACGCTATATCAGTCATAAGAAACTGGCTCTAACGTTAGGCATCAAAGCCAGCAAACATGACTGGCTCGTATTTACGGAAACAAACTGTATGCCCGCCAGCAACCAGTGGCTAAAACTGATGGCACGTAATTTCACTCCGCAGACCCAAATTGTGTTGGGATATAGCGGATACGACCGCACAAAAGGATGGTTGCACAAACGTACTGCATTCGATACTTTGTTCCAGTCTTTGCGCTATCTGGGATTCGCGCTGGCCGGAAAACCTTATATCGGTATCGGACGCAACCTGGCTTACCGGAAAGAACTATTCTTTCAACAGAAAGGTTTCTCCAAATACCTGAATCTGCAACGTGGAGAAGATGATTTATTCATTAATGAGCTAGCTACCTCCTCCAACACCCGTGTTGAAACAGACTTCAACGCTACCACACGGATACAGCCCGTATATCGCTACAAAGATTGGAAAGAAGAAAAGGTTAGTTATATGGCTACTGCCAGATTCTACCACGGAATACAGCGTTACCTCCTGGGATTTGAGACATTCTCCCGTTTGTTATTCTATATTGCCTGTATAGCAGGTATCGTATTCGGGATACTTAATTTCCACTGGCTGGTAGCAGGCATCGCATTCCTGATGTGGTTACTGCGCTTTACAGTACAAGCTGTCATTATCAACCGCACGGCAAAAGAAATGGGTGGAGGACGAAAATACTATTTCTCGTTACCTGTTTTCGACCTTATCCAACCTGTACAGTCATTGAAGTTCAAACTCTGCCGTTTCTTCCGGGGAAAAGGAGATTTCATGAGAAGATAAACCGGATTTCGTGAGAAGACAGACTTATTGTTAAATCAATCGCTGCATATAAATAGCATCCGAACCATCGTGATAATAGCATGGCTTTATTCCAACAGGAATAAAGCCATTTTTCATATATAGCCCGATAGCGGAAGTATTGGTCACTTTCACTTCAAGCGTAATCTTTGCAGCCTTACATTCACCGGCCGTCTGAATCGTCTGGTCCATCAATACCTGCCCCAGTTCTCTTCCTCTATAATCCGGATGAACAGCTATCGAATAGATTCTTAAATAGCGAGTTCCCCCATGAAATAACAGGGAGACATAAGCGATCACCCTATCCGCCTCCATCATCACATAGAAAATTCCTTTCGAACGGCTTATCAGATAGGCAAACTGCTCTTTTGAAAAACTGTCTTCCCGGAAACACTCCCACTCTATTTCCAAAATAGCGGGAATGTCTGCCTGCTGTGCTTTACGGACGATTATCGGCTCCATAATCAATAATGTTTTGTTTCTAGCACTTGTTCAAAGTGATTCAACAAACGGTAATACATTTCATCACCGATAATGGCATCTTCCAGTCCATGCTCGATGCTCGGATTGTCATTGATTTCAATCACATAAGCCTTATCATCCACCATTTTCAGATCGACTCCATACAACCCTTTTCCTATCAGATTGGCAGCCTTTACAGCTGTATCCAATACCACACGAGGCACCTGATAAATAGGAATCGTATCTACCAATCCACAACGGCTTCTGCCCGAATCATAGTGACAGTAAATCTGCCAGTGTCCTTTCGCCATATAATATTTGCAGGCATAGAGCGGTACACCGTTCAATAGACCGACACGCCAGTCAAACTCCGTTGGAGTAAATGCCTGTGCCAGCAAGATAGCCGATTTTTCAAACAGTATCTTCAGACTGGCTTGCAGTTCCTCTTCGTTCGACACTTTTTTCATACCAATGGAATAAGAGCCATCCGGTATTTTCAGGATAAAAGGAGCACCTACCAGTTCGCTTATCTGTTCAAACGAATGATGGTTGGATTGAAAAATCAATGTAGACTTAGGAGCAGATATCTTTTCCTTCTCAAAAAGTTCTTTCAGATACACTTTGTTCGTACACCGAATGATAGACAACGGATCGTCAATAACAGCCATTCCGTTTTGTGCAGCCAACTGTGACAAATGGAATGTATAATGATTGAGCGACGTTGTAGTACGAATAAACAAGGCATCAAATTCGAGCAAACGGATAGCATCATCTTCGGTTATCATCTCCACATGGATGTTCATTTTCTTAGCTACCTCCGTCAATTTGTGCAGAGCACCTTTATTGCTGGGAGGAAATTTCTCCTGTGGATCGACCAATACAGCGAGACTGTAACGGGAAGCCTTTGCCGACTTCGGTGCACGCCATATTTTCTTGTTAAAGTTATCCAGCGTATTGGCAAAGAAATCCTGCTCTGCATCATTAAGCTGATTCAGGGGAAGAAAATGAATGCCCTCGATCTGATTTCTGGGATGAGTATTCAAAGCCACTCTTAACAATGGGCAAGGGTAATTCTCGAAAATAAAACGCGCAATCCGTTCCATACCTTTTTCCCGGCATTTGCCAAAGTAGATATTCAGGTACCAGATATCATCCTTGATGTCATTCTTCTGTATCCATTGATAACAAAGGGCTTGCAGACTACGGTCCATCCGCACCCCCGTTCCAGCCTCCATTTTGTTGATGATATCAACATCCGGAATGACTTTCTGTCCTCTCGTTTGGGCTAGCAGCGAACAGTAATACCCTTCAGAGTTATAGCTGTAATCATTGCTAAGATTAATAACTAACTTCCGGTCTTTCTCCACCGGCTTGTTTTTTAGATAGTCGGAAACAGTCAGGACACTACTTGTCTCATAATACGGTTTCCAGTCATCCAGATTATCCAACAGAATTAACACATTATTCATAATGGTTAAAAATTAAACCTACAAGAGGATATTAAGTAAATTGGGCGCAAATATAGACATATTATTCACTCCACATCACGCAATGGACCAAATTATTTTTGCAGTAAAAATCAGATAGGAAAAAAGAGGATTATTCGTATCTCATGGAGCTTGCCGGATTGATCTTAGTGATAAGAAATGAAGGACCAATCAACATCAATACAGATGCACACAAAGTGCCCAAATTAATCAAGATAAAAAGTAAAACATTAAAAGAAACTGGAACAGTATCTACATAATAAGTCGCCGGATCAAGTTTAAAGAATCCGAATTGAGACTGAAGGATACAGAATGCCAAGCCAATGGCATTGCCCCAAAACATTCCTTTGCCAATCAAAAAGACTGCAAACCAAAGAAAGGTTCTGCGAATCGTGAAATTATTGGCTCCCAATGCTTTTAAAATCCCAATCATATTGGTACGTTCGATGATAATAATCAATAAACCGGAAATCATGGTGAAGCCAGCAACTCCTATCATCAAAATCAGAATCACCCATACGTTCAAATCCAATAAATCAAGCCAAGCAAAGATTTGAGGATTCAGTTGTTCGATGTTACGCACATAATACACACCTCCCAACTCATCTTGCCTGTTGTCAATATCAGTTGCGATCTCATAGGTTATATCTTCCAGTCTATCATAATCTTTCACCTGTAATTCCACACCGGTCACCTGTTCCGGTTGCCAACCGTTCAAACGATTCACCAGATTAAGATCCGTCAGTAAAAAGAGGTTGTCGTATTCGGAGAAATTCGTCTGATAAATTCCGGCAATCGTCAGGCGACGAGCGCGAATATCATCCTGTATATAATAGGTATATATCTTATCTCCCAGTTTCAACTTCATTTTAGTTGCCAACGCTTTCGAGATAAGTACTTGATTGGTAGAAACTGAATCACTGAAAACAGGAATCTCCCCTTCTACCAAATACTCTTTTATAAAATGGGGGTCAAACTCCGGACCTACACCTTTCAACACCATTCCTTGAAAAGCGTCATCGGTCTTAATCATACCCGGTTTGGTAGAGAAACGCTGCACATGGCTTATCTCCGGATAATCAGCAAGAGCAGTCATCATACTGTCTCCTACCACAATGGGATGGGTTTCGTAAGAACTGACCGCATCCAAATTAGTTATCTGGATATGCGACCCGAATCCTATAACTTTATTTCTCACTTCACTTTTAAACCCGATGACTACCGCCACTGCAATAATCATTACGGCCAAACCAATAGCAATACCCGCCATGGCAATGAGGACCGCAGGACGTGACACCTGCTTTCCGCCATCGCTTTCACGATAGATACGCCGGGCTATGAAAAGTGATAAAGACATTTGTTTAAGTATTAGGTATTAAGTATTAAGTGTAGCAGCAACAAACACCCCAGAAACTACGGTTAATACTTAATACTAGAATTTATTCCGTTCTTCCCGGATACACTTCCAAAGCCTTCTGCAAGACAAAAAGTGCACGGGTTAAATCTTCTTTTTTCAATACGTAAGCAATACGAACCTCATTGATTCCAGATCCCGGAGTGGTATAGAAACCGGAAGCCGGAGCCATGAATACAGTCTGACCTTCATACTCAAAATCAGAAAGACACCATGCGCAGAACTTATCGGAGTCATCTACCGGAAGTTTGGCCACTGTATAGAAAGCTCCCATCGGAATGGGCGAATAAACACCGGGAATACGGTTCAAACCGTCAATCAGACATTTACGACGTTCTACATACTCATCATACGTTTCGCGTGAATATTCTTCCGGAGCATCCAAAGAAGCTTCTGCAGCAATCTGTCCAATCAACGGAGGACTTAAACGAGCCTGACAGAACTTCATGACAGCATCGCGTATCTCCTTGTTTTTGGTAATCAACGCACCAATGCGGATACCACATTCGGAATATCGTTTTGATACCGAATCAATCAGTACTACATTATTTTCAATACCTTCCAGATGGCAGGCAGAAATATATGGAGAACCGGTATATATAAACTCACGATATACTTCATCAGAGAAAAGGAATAAATCGTACTTCTTTACCAAGTCACGAATCTGATTCATTTCACGACGTGTATACAAATAACCGGTAGGATTGTTTGGATTACAAATAAGAATCGCTTTCGTACGCTCATTAATCAGTTCTTCAAACTTCTCTACTTTCGGAAGGGAAAAGCCTTCTTCAATGGTCGTAGCAATAGTGCGAATCTTTGCTCCGGCAGAGATTGCAAATGCCATATAGTTAGCGTATGCAGGTTCCGGAACGATAATTTCATCTCCCGGATTCAGGCAGGAAAGGAAGGAAAAAAGTACGGCTTCCGAACCTCCCGATGTAATGATTATATCGTCTGCTGTAAGGTTGATATTGAACTTTGCATAATATCCCACTAATTTTTCGCGATAGCTACGATAACCTGCACTGGGGCTATATTCCAGCACTTTACGATCAATATTGCGTATCGCGTCAATCGCGGCCTGAGGAGTGGGCAGATCAGGCTGTCCGATGTTCAGGTGAAACACATGGACTCCGCGTTGCTTGGCAGCGTCTGCCAAAGGAGCCAGTTTTCTGATAGGAGATGCAGGCATCTCGTTTCCGCGAATGGATATGGTTGGCATAATTTTAACTACAAATTACTAATTACTATTTACTTTTTCTACTTGGAGCTGCAAATGTACGCAATAATTTGAATACAGAGACATAAAAACTTTAAAAACCTTAGCAAGGTTAAAATCGTTATGGTAAATTGAAAAGAAAGCTATACATTTGTCATACAGAAAACTTAAAACAATATCATAATGACCATACACCTTATCTCATTCGCTTCAATACTTCACAAACAAGTCTCGCTACGTAGCTCGCACGAAGCTATTTTGAGCGAGATTGAAAAATATTATACTGTAAAGTTCGTCGACCATCAAGATATGGACAAACTTAGTAGTGACGATTTCAAAATCATTTTCGTCGCTACCGGTGGGGTGGAAAGACTGGTCATACAGCACTTTGAGAATCTTCCCCGCCCTGCCATTTTACTGGCAGACGGTATGCAGAATTCTCTTGCTGCCGCACTGGAAATTTCCACCTGGCTACGGGGACGCGGAATGAAAAGTGAAATTCTGCACGGTGAATTATCGGCTATCATCTTACGTATTCATACACTTTATAATAATTTTCAGGCACAACGTTCTTTGTTTGGCAAACGTATCGGAGTCATTGGAAGTCCTTCTTCCTGGTTAGTTGCCAGTAACGTAGACTACTTGTTGGCAAAACGTCGTTGGGGAATCGAATATGTAGATATTCCATTGGAACGGATTTATGAACAATTTAAACACATTACGGATGACCAAGTTGGAGCATCATGCGCAGCTGTAGCATCACAAGCTCTTGCCTGCCGCGAAGGAACTCCTGAAGATTTAATCAAATCCATGCGGCTGTACCGGGCAATCAAAAAGGTCTGTCAGGAAGAAAATCTGGAAGCGCTGACATTAAGCTGTTTTAAACTGATTGAACAAATCGACACTACCGGATGCGTGGCATTATCTTTATTGAATGATGACGGGATAATAGCAGGTTGTGAAGGAGATCTTCAATCTGTATTTACGCTATTAGCAGTTAAAGCACTTACGGGTAAAGACGGATTTATGGCAAATCCTTCCATGATTAATTCCCGTACGAATGAACTGATATTGGCACATTGCACCGTAGGTCTCAAACAAACGGAGAGATATATTATCCGCAATCACTTTGAAACAGAAAAAGGAATTGCCATACAAGGGCTACTTCCGACGGGGGATGTAACGATCATAAAATGTGGCGGTGAATGTCTGGATGAATATTACTTGTCTACAGGAACATTGACTGAAAACACTAATTATATTAATATGTGCCGTACACAAGTGCGCATCCACATGAATACTCCGGCCGAATACTTCTTAAAGAATCCACTGGGAAATCATCATATTATGCTTCATGGTAACTATGAAGATACGTTGAACGAGTTTTTCCAGGCAAATGCTTGCAAGAGGACGGAATAAAGGCATCTATAAAAAAAGAAAGATTTATGATAGGAGAAATTTCATGTGCTATAAATAGAGTTGAAGAGCAAATAGAGCAACTCTTTGACGAGAAAGAGGAGTTTATCATGGCCAATGAAGATGTGCTACCTAGAACTATGTATCTGAAGAAGTTGGCTGAAATTGATTCACGAATAGACGAGCTAAAAAAGACATTGGTTTCGTTGAATGAAGAGAAACAAGAGATTCTGGATATGGAATAACTTATCCTATGGGAATATCTTCCCATTTCCCCCCATGCCATTCTACCACCGAAGTAAAACCTGCTTTCTTCAAAGCGGCTAATCCTTCGAAGCGGGCATTGTTTATTCTTTCAGGGTAGTGCGCATCACTATTCACCTGTACCCGAATACCCAATTCTTTCAGGAAAGGGAAATAACGTTCATTCGGATAGAATGTACCCAGCTCATGATAAGACTTGGTATTGATTTCCACCATATAACCACGTGCAGCAATCACCGCGAAGTAATCGCGGACCAACGTGTCATACCATGCTTCATCAAGCAAACCCGGACGATAACAGGAAGCGTTATAATGCATCTTGTCAGCATGGCCGACAATATCAAATCCTCCCAGCTCTACCATACGGAGCAGGTTCTTATAATAAAGGTGGACAACAGAATCCAAGTCACCATCGAAGTGCCTGTCTACCAATTGACGGAAAAGATCTGCCGGGGTATCAATATCTACGATTTTCCCTTCCGGAGAATACAACATATGCACAGAACCTATCCGGTAGTCAAGTGGTAGTTTTTGAAAACAAGGCAAAGAGGGATTGTTTTCTTCATTCAGGTAGTCAATTTCGAGACCGATGGCAAGCTCTATCTTACCTGCATATTTCTTTTTCAGACGAGAGAATTCGGAAAGGTAATCTTCCATTCTATCCCACTCCATCGTCCATGCGGTAGAAAATGGTAGTGGAGCATGAGAAGAAATGCCATAAGAAGTAAACCCTTCGCTGATAGCAAAACGAATAAAATCGTCCATATTGGCTCGTCCGTCGCAATACAGGCAGTGGCTATGATAATTGGTTAGGTTTGTCATACTAGGTTATATTGTCTGGGGGTATATTATCATTATTTGGTTATCCGGGAATATAATAAACTATACTTGTGCCATCGAAGTGGCACAACTGTGCCAGCATGTTGGCACTGCTACGCCAAAGAGGTGGCACAAAGGTGCCAATATAGTGGCACGAATCAGCCTTCTATTTCGCTAAGTTCCAACCAACGCATTGTCTTTTCGTCAATCATATCATTGACTTCGGGCAAACGTTTTGACTTTTCAGTCAATTCGTCAACGGAAAGTGTGCCGCTACAAAGAAGTTCCTCAATTTGTGTTTTTTCAGCTTCCAGTTCGGCGATTTCTTTTTCCAGTTGCTCGAATTCACGCTTTTCTTTAAAGCTCATCTTACGCTTGTCGTTCAGACGGACACGGGCGGTCTTTTCTTCCTGCGGCTTCTCTGCTTCTTTCTCTTTTTGTTCCTTTGCTTCTTTCCAGTTACGATAATCACTATAATTTCCGGGGAAGTCACGAATATCTCCCTGTCCGTTGAATACCATCAGGTGATCTACTACTTTATCCATAAAGTAACGGTCATGGGAAACGACAATCACACAGCCTTTGAAGTTTTGGAGATATTCTTCGAGCACATTCAGCGTGATAATATCGAGGTCATTGGTAGGCTCGTCCAATACCAGGAAGTTAGGATTACGCATCAGGATGGTACAAAGGTAAAGACGGCGACGCTCTCCCCCACTCAATTTATAGACATAGCTATGCTGGGTTTCAGGAGTAAACAGGAAATGCTGCAGAAATTGAGAAGCAGTCAGCTTCTTTCCATTGCCCAATTCGATGACTTCGGCAATATCCTGTATCACATCAATCACTTTCATCTGTTCGTCAAACTGAAGTCCGTCCTGCGAATAATAACCGAAACGAACTGTTTCGCCAATATCCACTGTTCCGCTATCAGGCTTGACTTGTCCCATCAATATCTTGATAAAAGTAGATTTTCCGGTTCCGTTATTTCCTACAATTCCCATCTTCTCATAACGAGAGAAGATATAAGAGAAATCATCCAGAATCTTCAGATCTCCGAAACTCTTGAAAAGATGGTCGGCTTCGAATATCTTGCTTCCGATATACGATGCTTTCACTTCCAGCTTTACATTATCAGTATTAAAACGCTGCTTCGCAACCTTTTCCAATTCGTAGAAAGCATCTTCCCGGTAACGAGCCTTATGTCCGCGTGCCTGCGGCATCCGGCGCATCCAGTCGAGTTCTGTACGATACAGATTATTGGCACGCTCTATTTCCACGCTCTTAGATTCAATACGTTCCTGACGCTTTTCGAGATAATAGCTGTAGTTACCTTTATATTGGTAGATTTGTTGATTGTCTATTTCGATAATCTCGGAGCAAACACGATCAAGGAAGTAACGGTCGTGAGTCACCATCAGCAGGCTAA includes:
- a CDS encoding RimK family protein encodes the protein MNNVLILLDNLDDWKPYYETSSVLTVSDYLKNKPVEKDRKLVINLSNDYSYNSEGYYCSLLAQTRGQKVIPDVDIINKMEAGTGVRMDRSLQALCYQWIQKNDIKDDIWYLNIYFGKCREKGMERIARFIFENYPCPLLRVALNTHPRNQIEGIHFLPLNQLNDAEQDFFANTLDNFNKKIWRAPKSAKASRYSLAVLVDPQEKFPPSNKGALHKLTEVAKKMNIHVEMITEDDAIRLLEFDALFIRTTTSLNHYTFHLSQLAAQNGMAVIDDPLSIIRCTNKVYLKELFEKEKISAPKSTLIFQSNHHSFEQISELVGAPFILKIPDGSYSIGMKKVSNEEELQASLKILFEKSAILLAQAFTPTEFDWRVGLLNGVPLYACKYYMAKGHWQIYCHYDSGRSRCGLVDTIPIYQVPRVVLDTAVKAANLIGKGLYGVDLKMVDDKAYVIEINDNPSIEHGLEDAIIGDEMYYRLLNHFEQVLETKHY
- a CDS encoding ABC transporter permease; the protein is MSLSLFIARRIYRESDGGKQVSRPAVLIAMAGIAIGLAVMIIAVAVVIGFKSEVRNKVIGFGSHIQITNLDAVSSYETHPIVVGDSMMTALADYPEISHVQRFSTKPGMIKTDDAFQGMVLKGVGPEFDPHFIKEYLVEGEIPVFSDSVSTNQVLISKALATKMKLKLGDKIYTYYIQDDIRARRLTIAGIYQTNFSEYDNLFLLTDLNLVNRLNGWQPEQVTGVELQVKDYDRLEDITYEIATDIDNRQDELGGVYYVRNIEQLNPQIFAWLDLLDLNVWVILILMIGVAGFTMISGLLIIIIERTNMIGILKALGANNFTIRRTFLWFAVFLIGKGMFWGNAIGLAFCILQSQFGFFKLDPATYYVDTVPVSFNVLLFILINLGTLCASVLMLIGPSFLITKINPASSMRYE
- a CDS encoding AI-2E family transporter; the protein is MSTKEQYWKYSLIVIILFMGVIIFRQITPFLGGLLGALTIYILVRGQMNHLVEKRKLKRSISALLITAETIFVFLIPLGLTVWMVANKLQDINLDPQTYIAPIQQVAEFIKEKTGYDVLGKDTLSFIMSILPRIGQIIMESISSLAINLFVMIFVLYFMLIGGKKMEAYVNDILPFNETNTQEVIHEINMIVRSNAIGIPLLAIIQGGVAMIGYLLFGAPNILMLGFLTCFATIIPMVGTALVWFPVAAYLAISGDWFNAIGLFGYGAIVVSQSDNLIRFILQKKMADTHPLITIFGVVIGLPIFGFMGVIFGPLLLSLFFLFVDMFKKEYLDLRNNLPSR
- a CDS encoding glycosyltransferase, giving the protein METFTFNTVELILLSVAGILFIIQLIYYFGLYNRIHVHNKAVGKEEVHFIRELPPLSVILCARNEAENLRKILPAILEQDYPQFEVIVINDASTDDTEDILGVMEEKYPHLYHSFTPESARYISHKKLALTLGIKASKHDWLVFTETNCMPASNQWLKLMARNFTPQTQIVLGYSGYDRTKGWLHKRTAFDTLFQSLRYLGFALAGKPYIGIGRNLAYRKELFFQQKGFSKYLNLQRGEDDLFINELATSSNTRVETDFNATTRIQPVYRYKDWKEEKVSYMATARFYHGIQRYLLGFETFSRLLFYIACIAGIVFGILNFHWLVAGIAFLMWLLRFTVQAVIINRTAKEMGGGRKYYFSLPVFDLIQPVQSLKFKLCRFFRGKGDFMRR
- the rimI gene encoding ribosomal protein S18-alanine N-acetyltransferase, producing MEPIIVRKAQQADIPAILEIEWECFREDSFSKEQFAYLISRSKGIFYVMMEADRVIAYVSLLFHGGTRYLRIYSIAVHPDYRGRELGQVLMDQTIQTAGECKAAKITLEVKVTNTSAIGLYMKNGFIPVGIKPCYYHDGSDAIYMQRLI
- a CDS encoding sensor histidine kinase translates to MLFSRHIYWTTLGHILFILATAGTGLWLIISQQGVVIGILLVICSLFQIGRLVNKLNSFNQKLRLFFDAIEDKDNMLYFPENNVSREQEMLNRSLNRINALLIRTQAEYSKQEHFYRSLLEEVPSGVLAWDSSGKIMMANSAALTLLGCQQLAQYDQLKPILQEKEKKERLSLSQNQMKLQNETITILSIKDISNELNDKESESWNKLSHVLTHEIMNTIAPIISLSQTLSAYPDNSEKTLRGLHIIQAQSERLLEFTESFRRLSYLPQPERKRFSLTALLQNLQELLSTDFQENQIHFTLTCQPEFIDMDGDENQLSQVLLNLLRNSIQALDGRTDGAIEIYAYRDEHISIDVTDNGPGIPDELQEKIFIPFFTTKSEGTGIGLSLCRQIIRNHNGHLSILESRPGKTIFHIDISL
- a CDS encoding sigma-54-dependent transcriptional regulator; the protein is METGTILIVDDNKSVLASLELLLENVFSTVRTAANPNQITTILSTTPIDIVILDMNFSAGINNGNEGLYWLKHIHEIRPSLPVIMLTAYGDVELAVKALKNGATDFLLKPWDNHILIQKIKEAYQNNRPTHHKNSPKSTQKASGDENLNKSEMLIGHSPAMLQLIKVVTKVAKTDANILITGENGTGKEMLAREIHRLSSRNTRQLLSVDMGAISESLFESELFGHERGAFTDAYESRPGKFEAANGGSLFMDEIGNLPLALQAKLLTVLQNRNITRIGSNKVIPVDIRLISATNKDIPEMIKEGLFREDLFYRINTIHLEIPPLRERGDDLLLFIDAFLHRFASKYQRPEMRMHEQTIEKLRSYHWPGNIRELQHTIEKAVILCESNVIRPKDILVKQTWKPQTVQAVPNLEEVERQAIETAILQNNGNLTAAAEQLGISRQTLYNKLKRFKP